In Pseudomonadaceae bacterium SI-3, the sequence GAACCCCAACGAAACCAACCGCTGCGTGCCCTACCCCCACAGCCAACTGCCGGACTGCCCGGTCAGCTATGACGAGCTGATGGTGCTGTTCCGCCGTCGCCGCTCGGTTCGCTGGTATCAGGACAAGCCAGTCAGCAATGAGCTGATCGAACAGGCGGTAAGCGCCGCGGCTCTAGCGCCGTCGGCCTGCAACCGCCAGCCGTTTCGCTTCTATGTCAGCAACGGCAAGGAAAAGGCCGCCGAGGTCGCCAAGTGCGCCGGCGGCACGGCAGGTTTCCACGACAATTTGCCCTGCGTGATCGCAGTAGTCGGCGACCTGGGCTGCTATCCAGAGGCACGTGACCGCCACGTGGTCTATATCGACGGCTCGCTGGCCGCCATGCAGCTGATGCTGGCACTGGAAAGCCTGGGCTTGTCGAGCTGCTCGATCAACTGGCCTGACGTCGAAGAAAGAGAACGTCAACTGGCGAAAATACTGGGCTTGGCCTACCAGGAGCGTACCGTGATGCTCCTCGCGGTGGGCTATGCCGATCCAACGGGAGGGATTCCGTATTCGGACAAGAAGACCGCAGACGACTTGATTGTATTCAACTGAGGTACGCGATGATTATCGAGATCAGAAAGGCAGGCTTCGTCAATAAAGGCGCTGAGCTGATGTTGCACGCGGCGTTGCAGAAACTGAGGACCCGGTATCCGGACGCTACCTTCGTCATGGCCCCGACCCCGAAAAAAGCCGAGCAGCCGTTCCGCAAGCTGGTCCAGCTGGGGTTCTATCCCAAGGCCTGGCTGTGGCGCTACGGCATTCAGTGGGGCACGCTGGCCAACTTCGCCCCGCGTCCGCTGCGCGAGATGTACGGCGTGGTGCTGGATAAGGAAGTCGACGTGGTCATCGATGCGGCGGGCTTCGCCTATAGCGATCAATGGGGCGAGGATCCCTGTGCGGAGCTGGCGCAGTCGACCAGGCGCTGGCACAAGAACGGCACCCGGGTGATCCTGATGCCGCAAGCGCTTGGGCCGTTCAAATCGGAGAAAAACCGGGCAGCAATGAAAACGGTGGTCGATAACGTCGACCTGATTTTCCCGCGCGAGCGCGTGTCCTACGAGCATCTCACCGGGCTGGTGGGTGAGCAGGCGAAGATCAAGCAATCACCGGACTTCACCAACCTCATCACCGGTGTGCTGCCGCAGGGCTTCGATACCGAGCAGAACCGTTTCTGCATCGTCCCCAACTGCCGAATGCTGGACAAGACCGACCAGAAGACGCGCGATGCCTACCTGCCGTTCCTGATCAGCTGCACGCGCTACCTGCTGGAAAAGGGCGCCAAGCCTTTCGTGCTGGTGCATGAAGGCAAGGACGATCAGCGCCTGGCTGACGAACTGTCGGCGGCGGTGGGCGGCATCCCGATCGTCAAGGAAAGCGGCGCGCTGGAAATCAAAGGCATCCTCGGCGCCTGCAGCGGCACCCTGGGCAGTCGTTTCCACGGGCTGGTCAGCGCGCTATCCCAAGGCGTGCCAGCCTTGGCCACGGGCTGGAGCCACAAGTACCAGATGCTGTTCGAAGACTACGGCTTCCCCGAAGGCCTGGTACAGGTCACCACTGACGAGGCGGAAATCAAGCGCAAGATCGACCTGGTGACGGATGATGCCGCGAGGATCCAGGCGTTGATCCAGACCCGTACCGCTCAGCTCAAGCAACAATCCGAGCAGATGTGGCAGCAGGTCTTCGCCGTGATCGATCAGTGTCAGCGTACACACCAGACGCAGCACCACACCGCTGGCGCGGCCTGAGTGACCACCGTGGCGCCGCGAACTGGCGTCACGGTCTACTGTTTTTTGCTGGCGAAGCGCTGACGAATCAGCCGGTACAGGTAGTAGAGCACCATCAACACCACAATCGCGGTGGAGACCGGATTGAGGTACTCCGAGACCTTCTGGTACTGCGACTCAAGCAGGTAACCGGCCAGGGCCAGCAGCGCCGTCCAGATCAGCGAGCCCAGCGTCGAATAGATCAGGAATTTGGTCATCGACATGCCGGCAATACCCGCTGGCACCGAAATCAGGGTGCGCACCGCCGGAATCAGGCGGCCAAAGAACACCGCGCCCTTGCCGTGGCGATCGAACCAGTCGCTGGCCTTATCGACGTCCTCCGGCGACAGGGTCAACCAGTGCCCCCAGCGTTCGGCAAAATGCTTCATCCGCTTCTGGCCGAGTTTGGCGCCGGCGTAGTACCAGGGCAGCGCACCGACCACTGAGCCAGCAGTGCCGACCAGAATCACCGCGATGAAGTTGAGATCACCCCGTGCCGCGACGAAGCCCGCCAGTGGCATGATCAGCTCCGACGGGATGGGCGGGAAGATGTTCTCCAGCAACATCAGCAGGAAAACCCCGACGTAGCCCAATGCCGAAACGATTTCCACGATTTTGTCGAACATCGGTTACCTCTGCTTTTGCGGTAAAGGGGTCTGCGCGGCCGGCTCGGTGAGGGTTGGGGCGGCCTTATCGAGCGCCCCGGCCACCTTCGCCGGCAACGACGCGTAGTAATCGGCCAGTGCCTGAACCTGCTCCGGCGTGAGCCGCTGCGCGGCGCTGTGCATGATATGGGCGTACTCCGTACCGCCACGCTTACCCGCCGTGAACAGCTCCAGCTGCAATTTCAGGTAGCGAGCGTACTGCCCTGCGATGTTTGGATACATCGGATTGCGAGGACCGTCCTTGGGCCCGTGGCAGTGGACGCAGGACGGGATGCCGCGTTCACGCACACCGCGCTCCGCCAGCGACAGGCCCTGGGCCAGGATGTCCGGTGTCGGCTCTGGAGCGTCTGTGCGACTGACTGGCGGCAGTTCGGCGTAATGCTGCGCCAGTGCTTTGAGCACCGCCGGCTTCAGCCCTGCGGCGATCGGCTGCATGATGCCGCTATGCCGCTCGCCCCTTGCGTAGGCCTGCAGCGCACCAAGCAAATATGCCTCGCTCTGCCCGGCCAATCGGGGGAACGCGCCCTCGCCCCGGCCGCCGCCGTCTTCGGCATGACAGCGGTTGCAGTTGGCCAACACCGGACCTAGCGGATCCCTCAGCGGCCGCAGATGATCGGGCGTGACGGGTTTGGCGGTCTCTTCGCTGCGCCCGCCCAGCGCAAGCTGCTTATAGCGCTCGGGCGACATGCTCGGCATCGCCTGGAGGAATGCCACCACGGCCCAGACCTCATCGTCCCTT encodes:
- a CDS encoding nitroreductase-like protein, which codes for MSLMSLARALPDPVKNAIKATRDNTGLALVRLFSSSGFLSSVYYCLISREFDREHRAVLLGRLHFAQRMRGKGENDAFLRRNVHRLEKGLIMRPRRSTFAEDYIGPTVRCYADATRAGVVNGQQRWANDVLTDYFSAVGSTPRIDSAKRAFTSTENPNETNRCVPYPHSQLPDCPVSYDELMVLFRRRRSVRWYQDKPVSNELIEQAVSAAALAPSACNRQPFRFYVSNGKEKAAEVAKCAGGTAGFHDNLPCVIAVVGDLGCYPEARDRHVVYIDGSLAAMQLMLALESLGLSSCSINWPDVEERERQLAKILGLAYQERTVMLLAVGYADPTGGIPYSDKKTADDLIVFN
- a CDS encoding DedA family protein; its protein translation is MFDKIVEIVSALGYVGVFLLMLLENIFPPIPSELIMPLAGFVAARGDLNFIAVILVGTAGSVVGALPWYYAGAKLGQKRMKHFAERWGHWLTLSPEDVDKASDWFDRHGKGAVFFGRLIPAVRTLISVPAGIAGMSMTKFLIYSTLGSLIWTALLALAGYLLESQYQKVSEYLNPVSTAIVVLMVLYYLYRLIRQRFASKKQ
- a CDS encoding cytochrome C — translated: MAALAGTGAFMLVSLGLVSISASSGHWKATGWMLHYAMRRAVSTQSMGIKVPPLDDPALVLKGAGHYHTGCLACHGGPGQERSLIVQQMTPEPPYLPPRIEHWEPQELFWIVKNGVKFTAMPAWPAQKRDDEVWAVVAFLQAMPSMSPERYKQLALGGRSEETAKPVTPDHLRPLRDPLGPVLANCNRCHAEDGGGRGEGAFPRLAGQSEAYLLGALQAYARGERHSGIMQPIAAGLKPAVLKALAQHYAELPPVSRTDAPEPTPDILAQGLSLAERGVRERGIPSCVHCHGPKDGPRNPMYPNIAGQYARYLKLQLELFTAGKRGGTEYAHIMHSAAQRLTPEQVQALADYYASLPAKVAGALDKAAPTLTEPAAQTPLPQKQR